Genomic segment of Candidatus Bipolaricaulota bacterium:
GTTCTGATCCACCAATTCCTGCAAATCCGACCTGAAATCAATCGCGAAATTATCGCGAGGACCTTTCATTTCGCCTATTTGCGGAGCTGAAGATATTTTATCGTATTGCTCCCGCGTAATGGACCCTGATGAAAGCAAATCCTGCAAATGCGCGGTTTGAATGGCCTTTCTTCTCTCGGCCATTTTGTCATGAAACTCCTGAGCCGTGAAGCCCGCTTGTTTGACCAAATCCGGCAATTTGGAGCCATTGTCAAGCGCGTCTTTTAATTCAACAACGGAAATGTCCAGCAATTCAGCCTGAGCGGCTAGAATTTTGTCCTTAAGCTCCGTGTCCCACTTGGCGGCTTGCTCCATTTTAGCCAATTTATCAATCATCTCTTGCTGAGTAATTTTTCCGGCCGTCACCATGTCTTCAAGTTTTGCTTGAAAACCTTCCAATGTTTGATCACCCAAATTCTTATTCAATCTCATGCCCAGGCCATCTTTGGAATCCTGCGCGAACATCATGGCGTCATCGAACGCCAAAGCGTTCGTTGAAAAAAGCAAGACGAAAAGCACGGAAGATGAAACGACCAACTTAATTTTTTGTTTTTTCATAAATCCATGACGAACCGATCTGAACGCTTCGAGAATTATTATCCGCAAAGACGCGATCAGCCGCCAATTTTTATTATTAAACATCTCGAGATTTTCGCAACTGTTTAATAATACAAAAACGCGGCATTTTTATTTCACCCGCGTTTTTCCGCCATATTTTGATTTATCTTTGAATCTTGATGACGTCGCTGTATGTTGATTCCAATTCGCTTAAAAAACTCTCCGACCAATCCCCTTCCGCTTTGGCGATATAGACCGTTTTTTCTTCACTCTCCGCGAAATTTATATCATAAGAAGCGAAGGATTGCGATAATTGCTCCGGATAATACGCCGTCTTGTAACAAATTCGCCAAATCGGCGGCTCCATGGCATTCAATTCTTTAACATCATCTTCCGCCTTTAAAAAAATCAGCGTTTTTTCTCTGTCTTCCACGCCGATATTTATGTCAAAACAATTTTTTGCGGCCAAATCCGATATTTTAAGATCCGCGGACGCGTCGATATCCGATAAAAAGTCTTTGATATTATTATAAGTCTCGGCGGGATTTTCTTTTAAAAAGTATTCCGAAAAATAAATACCCGGCGCCAGCGCTTCCTCGGCCGGCGCCTCTGACGCTTTAACCTTGACCTTGATGGCCTCGGCCAATTGCATTAGTTTGAATCTATAAAAAGGATTGTTTTCCTGATTCGTGGCGAATTGATAAAATTGCTCGGCCGGATCCTCGGCATCGGGATTTTCAGGTTTATTGAGATTGGCGAAATAAATCACAAAACCGGCGATAAAAATCACCACCACACCGATCAAATAAATATTGTCTCTTTTTCCGTCGTTTTTTTTATCTCTTTTTGACCACATAAAAATCATTGATACTCCGCCTCTTGATAATTATCGGGAACTATATTAATCCATGTTCTGCCGCGATTCATTTGAAATTCTTCTCCACTCTCATCGAAAAAGCTCAAACGATCCTGATTTGATTCTTTTTTCCAAACGCCGGGTTTGGCCAAACCGTCTTGGAACAACACCGCTTGTCCGCTCCCTACGGTTTGAGTGCGCAACCGGCCGTAATCGTCAATGACGGCAACCTCCGCGTAAACCACGACCACGTTTTTGGCGCTAAGGCTTTGACCGGCAAGCGTCCGATATATTTTTCCGGATTGAAATCTCAAATAACCGTTATCCAAAGGATCATATTCCCAAATCACGTCATAATTGTAAGCGTTGTAATGCACTGTCACCGATTGCGAAATCGGACGATCGTTTTTATCCGCATCGTCTTTGAACGGCCAAGCGTCGAATTCTTCTCCGTCATCCCATTCGTTGTTTCTGCGCGCGTCCCTTAAAAGCTCCGTCGAAGTATAGACGTTATGCGGCGCGTATCTATCCGCTGAGCGCCAAAAGTATCTGCCATTATAAAATTGATCCAAATTTTTCACCTCAGCCGAGCCGAGCTGATCGAGCGCTTGCGGACTGCCGCCGACGTGGGCATAGACCGCGTCGAACTCTTCCGCCCAATTTATGTAATAAGGCCGCGCCGACCTGACCGGACCGATTTGGGAAACTTCGGCCATGCCCGGAAATATCGCCAAAAACCTGGTAATCGCGCCCTCGGCCACCGCTTCGAAAACAATGCTGGCTTGATCGATTCCGGACACGGGACGGGCATCGATATTATTTTCCACCATGACGCCGAACGGACGAAGTGTCATCGAATCTTTATTTTCCAAACAAACTCCATCGAGCGGACTTTGGTACTCGCAATCCGCCGTCAAATCAGCCTTTTCTTTTTTTTCAGACGGCTCAACGGATTCCGTCGAAGACAACGCCGGCGGAATCAAATAAAAAACGCCGATGGCGATCAACAGCGCTCCGCCGTATACCAACAACCAAACAATATCTTTATTTCGATACCATTTTTCTTCCGATTTTTTCATATGCAAAAAATAAAAGCGTCCATTAAAGACACTTTTATTCTATCATATTTTTTTAAATAACGCATTGGGTCAAACGTTTCAATTATTTACCGGACGATCCTTTTTCTTTTCCTTTCTCATTTTCTTTCTCCCCTTCCTCTTCCTTTTCCTTTTCACCGGCCACTTCAACCTTCTTCATTTCATCTTCCAAAACAGCGGCAGTTTCAACTTTTTCTTCTTCAGGCTCGGTGACAAACACAACGACATCATCCATTTTGTCCAAAACCTCTATTTCCGCCGGCAGATTCAAATCTTTAACGTAAATCAAATCGTCAAAATTTTTCAACCCGCCAAGATCCACCTTCAACTCAGCCACCTTTTCAAGATCCGCGGGCAAACAACGGATCGAAAGACGATCGATATTTTTAATCACAATGCCGCCATAAGCTTTAACGACCGGCGCTTCATTGATAAATTCAATTTCAACCTCCGCTTCAATTTTTTGTCCGCGTTTGGTTTGATAAAAATCAACGCTCATCGGCGCGTCGCTCACCGAATCATAACTGATGTGTTTGATCAAAACTTCAATAGGCTTCGCTGAACCGGCGATATTGAGTTCGATCAAACCGCTTTCTCCGATCTTGTCGTACACTTTATCCAATTCCCTTCGATCGATTGAAACCAGTTTGTTCTCTTTTAATTCCGGTCCATAAATAACGCCCGGAACGAGATTATTCTTCCTTAATGATTTGACTTTTTTACCCGTCAATTCTCGATTTTCGACGGCCAGCGCGTATGGCATAATTATTTCTTTATTATTTCTAAAAATTTGTTCGAATTATTAATCTTCTCTCTGATATCCAAAACCTCATCGGCGCTCACCGGATTGCCCCGCAAATATTTCAGCGCCTCTTCACTATCCAATTCAGTGACCAGACCGACACTGCTTATACCCTTGGCTCCGGCGATAATCAACACCAGCAAACAATTTTTACATTTCCTGCATTGCAAATGAAGCAAATGCGCGTTTTCCTTTTCATCGACAACATTTATCTCCGAAGGGTAATAAACCGCTTTGCAAACCGGGCAATTGCTGATTATTTTTAATGAAGAATTTTGTGATAACATACTCTCCTTATTGAACAAGCATAACTTAAAAAAATAAATCAGTCAAGCGAATAATTACTTATCGCTGCGCACGATAATGCTCTCGCCAACGCCCAAAATTGCCAAACTTATCAATAAAAAGCTGCCTCCGGAGCTCAGCAAAGGCAAAGAAATTCCGGTCACCGGCACCATGCCCATATTCATGCCTATATTAACGAAAATATGAAAAAAGAATAATACGGTGATTCCGAGCAACGCGAACATGGCAAAGTCATTCGGCGCTTTTTTGGCCGCGATAACCAAACGGTAAAAAATCACGCCCCACAGCCCCAACACCAGAAAAACTCCAAAAAAGCCAAGCTCTTCGGCAATAACCGCAAAAATGAAATCCGTCTGGCTCTCGGGTATAAAACGCAATTGGCTTTGCGAGCCGAAACCCAGCCCCCTACCCAAGAATTGCCCGGAACCGACGGCGATCATTGACTGAGCCACATTATAACCGCTGCCGAGCGGGTCGTTCTCCGGATGCATGAAAGTGAAAATCCTGTCTTTTTGATAATCCTTTAAAACGAAAAGCCAGCTCGACATAGAGATAACGCAAACAGCCAAAAGCAACACGGCAATATATCTTTTCTTCACTCCGGTCGTCAAAAGCAACACGAACCAAATGGCGACAAGCACCATCGCCGAGCCCAAATCCGGCTGAAGCAATATCAACATCACAAAAATCAAAACGCCGGCCAAACTGACGATCACATGTTTTAATTGATTGAAATGCTGGTATCGATTGCTGAAAAATTTAGCCAAGAAAAAAATCAAAGCGATTTTCGCCAGCTCGACCGGCTGAAAACCGAAATTGCCAATGGCGAACCAACCGGTCGTGCCTCTGATATTCTCTCCGAAAATCAAAACCAAAAACAACAAAATCAAGGTTAAAATGTAAATCACGCGGCTGTATGAACGAAAAAAAATATAATTAAAAAAACTGAAAAAGAAAAAAACCGCCAAACCGATGCCCACGAAAATAAGCTGGCGATTGAATGCGGCCGCTCCCTCGCCTTCCTGATTCAAACTAACGCTGTAAATGGCGCTAAGCCCGAGCACGAGCAATAAAAAAATCGCCGTGAACAAAATCCAGTCGAATTTTTTCAATTTTTGAATGATTCCGTACATAATAACATCTTATGGCATCGGCGGCATTTTATCAATATTAAAAAAAACGCCTCAAAGAAAGCGTCGACTCAAAGTCAATTCGGCCTTATTTTTGCTCGCCGATAATTTCCTTAAACCCTTTGAAGGAATCCGGATTCAAAATATCGAGCTGGGGAATCACGGACACTTTGTTTACGGCCGGCAAAATGCCCGGCCAATTTATGGTAATGTCCCGCTGCTCGAGCGAGTCCAAACTGTCCAGATGAAAAGTGTTGATCGCGCGAAGCTGCGTGCCGCCATACAATAAAATGATCAAATCCACGTCCCAATAATTTTGAGGAGAAGAATTTTTTATTTTGAATTTGACCTGATTGATCGGCTGGCTGCCTTCGATTCCCGATTGACCGGACGGCACGTACTCGACATCGGTGACATCAAATCTGAGCAACTCGTCTTGCAACAACTGGAAATTCGGTTCTTTTTTCCATTTGAGACTATCAATCACCAATTCAGCCGCCAGCCCGGACGCCGGCCGGCTTTGATTGAGTTCGGCGATATAAGTGACCGAACCCGGTAAAACAAAAGCTGTTTTCGTTTCCGTATTCTCATTGCCGAAGACAAAATGATATCTTAACTCTCTGACATACCAATTGTCGTTTAAGTTCGATACTTTCGACAGCAAGTCATAATTATCTTTCGCTTTAAGCACCTTAACATCATCTATCTCAATGCCGGAAGGAGTGCTTATCTGATCAATATAATTCCAATTCAAACTGACGGCTCTGGGCTGATACAATCTTTTATTGGCAGAATGACTTAACACATAATAATCCAGGACGCCCCACATTCCGTACAATAAAAACGCTCCGGCCACGGTTAAAAAGAAAATCAGAGCGATATTTTTTACCGTTGATTTGTTGCCGACCCACCAATAGCCGAATTGCAATCTCGAATCAACCTGTTGCCGGGGACTTTTGGAATCGGCGATAACCTCTTTTTTTCCGGAGACCGCCATTGGCGGTTGTTTTTGCTTTCCGTTATTCACGAAAAATGGCATATCAAATTTATTATAACATAATTTTATGTGAATGGTAATTGGTAATGGGTAATTTATAAGGCGGTAGCTTGTAGCTTCTTAGCTGGTTACAACCTAATAAGCTAAAAAGCTACAAGCTCTAATTCATTCTCCATCACAAAGCTCTTAACAATCCTCTCAATCTCTGCTATAATGTTCTTGTAGTAATTTTCATAAATCAGCATATTTATGCCCCTAAAAAAACCTCCGGTAAAAACCAAAAACGACAACCAGAAAATATCCTATACGGCCGAACAAATCACTGTGCTTGAAGGCCTGGATCCGGTCAGAAAAAGACCGGGCATGTACATCGGCAATACGTCCAGCGAAGGTCTGCACCATTTAATTTGGGAAGTGGTGGACAATTCCATCGATGAAGCCATGGCCGGCTATTGCGATCATATCATCGTCAGGATTTTGCCCGACAATATGATCGAGGTGACGGACAACGGCCGCGGCATTCCGGTTGATATTCACAAACAAACGAAAAAATCAGCGCTGGAAACCGTCATGACCGTTTTGCACGCCGGCGGTAAATTCGGCCAAGGCGGGTATAAAGTATCGGGCGGCTTGCACGGCGTGGGCGTCAGCGTGGTTAACGCTCTTTCCAAATGGACCAAAGCCGAAGTAAAACGAGACGGTTATTTGTACGAGCAAGAATATAAAATCGGCAAACCGCAAAAAAACGTAAAGAAAGTCGGAGCCATAAACAAACCATCCAAAATGGATCCCCTGGATCCGGGAGAATCTTTCGACCACGGCACGCGAATCACTTTCCAACCTGACGACACCATTTTCACGGAAACCGAATTTAAGTGGGAAAAAATACTGAGCCATTTAAGACAACAAGCCTTCTTAACCAAAGGGGTTAAACTTACGATCATCGACATCAAGGATAAAAAAAATCCCGGGCTTTATAATTTCTATTTTGAAGGTGGCATCGCGACCTATGTCAAAATGCTGAACAGAAACGACGAATCCAAACACGAAAATATTTTTTACGTCAATAAAACCATGGATGAAATAGATGTAGAAATCGCTTTGCGCTATACGGCCGAATACCAAGAAACCGTGCTGGCCTTCACGAATAATATTCAAAATCCGGAAGGCGGCACTCATTTAATCGGCTTCAAAACAGGTTTGACGAGGACATTGAATTCATACGCCAGAAAACATAATATTTTGAAAGAAAAAGACGAGAATTTGACCGGCGAAGACACGCGAGAAGGATTGACCGCCATTATCAATGTCAAAATAAAAGATCCGCAGTTTGAAGGACAAACCAAAGCCAAATTGGGCAATGCCGAAGTGCGGCCCGCGGTTGACACCGTTTTATCCGAAGCCTTGGAAACATTCCTTGAAGAACACCCAAGAGACGCCGAAGCTATTATCGGCAAAGCCTTGCTGGCAGCGCAAGCGCGTCGCGCATCCAGAGCGGCCAGAGAAACCGTTTTGAGAAAAGGCGTGCTCGACGGTTTTGCCTTGCCCGGCAAACTGGCGGATTGCTCCAGCAGAAAAGCTGAAAATTGCGAAATCTTCATTGTTGAGGGAGACTCGGCCGGCGGCAGCGCCAAACAAGGCAGAAACAGGGAATTTCAAGCCATACTCCCCTTGCGCGGAAAAATCATCAACGTTGAAAAAGCGCGGCTGGATAAAATATTGGCGAACACGGAAATCAAAGCCATGATTATCGCCATGGGCACCAATGTCGGCGAACAATTTGATATTGAGAAACTAAGATACAATAAAATCGTCATCATGACCGATGCGGACGTGGACGGCGCTCATATCAGAACGCTGCTGCTCACGTTATTTTATCGATACTTCCCGGAATTAATCACCAAAGGACATATTTTCATCGCCCAGCCGCCGCTTTTCAGCATCAAACGCGGCAAGGAGATGGTCTATGTTTACACCGAACAAGAAAAAGATGCGGCCATAAGCCGCATGGCCAAAACCAAAGTCACGAGTAAAATAAAAGAAACGCCGGTCGCGGAAGACTCCTCAATCAACGAACAAGGCCTGACTATTCAGCGATACAAAGGTTTGGGAGAAATGAATCCGGATCAGCTGTGGCAGACAACCATGGACCCGGAGACCAGATTCATGAAGCAAGTGATGATCGAAGACGCGGAAAAAGCCGATGAGATTTTCGACATTTTAATGGGTTCGGAGGTCGGCCCGAGAAAAAAATTCATTCAAACCCACGCCAAATCCGTGGAAAATCTTGATATTTAAGATAATAAGCCCGTCGTAAAATGACGGGCTCATGCTTATAAAAAACGTTTTATTTGACCACTTGCGCTAATTGATAAATTAGTGTATAGTAAAAGCATCAAAAATAGCCGGTCAAAAGGCTATTTTTAAGACCAAAAAATAATCAAACAACCCAGCCGCGAAAAGAAGTGTCTTTTCCAAGCTGATAATCAACCCATATGGAAAAAACCAATCGACTCGTACAATATTTGAAAGAGTCAAAAACGGAAATGAAAAAAGTATCATGGCCCACCAAAAAGGAAACCATGAAACACACCATGATCGTCATCGGCGTCAGCTTGGGCGTGGCCTTGTTTTTGGGAGCCCTGGATTTTTTATTTTCCTGGGCAATCGGTTTATTCCTTTAATCATCGCGAATAATAAATCATTAAACATATGCCAAAACAAATAGACCGAGGACGTAATTGGTACGTGATTCATACTTACTCCGGGTATGAAGAAAATGTGGCGGAAAATCTTCAGCAAAGAATCGAATCCATGGATATAGAAGACAAGATTTTCAACATCCTCATTCCCACGGAGAAAAAAATAAAAATCAAAAACGGCAAACGAAAAATCGTGACGGAAAAAATATTCCCGGGCTATGTGATGGTGGAAATGATCGTTACCGATGACTCTTGGTATGTCGTCCGCAATACGCCGAACGTCACCGGTTTTATCGGCACTGGCAATACGCCGACTCCGGTTTCTGAAGCGGAAATCAAAGGTTTGAAAAAACGAATGGGCGTGTCCGATCCAAAATATAAAATTCCTTTTTCCGCCGGCGATCCGGTTAAAATCGTTGATGGTCCGTTCAAAGGATTTGACGGCAAAGTCGATGAAATTAATGAAGAAAAAGGCAAGGTTAAAGTTCTGGTATCCATGTTCGGCCGCGAAACTCCCGTGGAACTTGACTCTCTGCAAATAAAGGAGGTATAGTATTTTATCATGGAGCACGTAACACGTATCACATATCACGTAACATGGAGCATTTTTACAAATTACATTCACCTATAGCTTTATACCTAAGAATATTGTAATTCGTAACAAATAACCTGAAAGCTAAATAGAATATTGTAATTCGTAACAAAATTATTAAACAATAAACCAAGGCTAGCTAACTAGCCGCAATAATTTGTAACGCAACGTAAACGTATTTGTAATTATTCGTAATAAAAGATTAACAATAAACCAAGGCTAGCTAACTAGCCGTAATAATTTGTAACGTAAACGTAAACGTATTTGTAATTATTCGTAATAAACGATTAAAAATAAACCAAGGCTAGCTAACTAGCCGTAATAATTTGTAACATATGGCGAAGGAATTAATCACTAAAATCAAACTGCAAATACCGGCGGGCAAAGCCAACCCCGCTCCCCCTGTCGGTCCGGCTCTCGGACAACACGGTTTGAATATCCAAGATTTCTGCAACAGATTCAATGAAGCCACCAAAGAAAAAGGCGGCGACATCATCCCCGTGGAAATTTCCGTGTATAAAGATAGAACTTTTGACTTTATCCTGAAAACGCCTCCGGCCTCCACTTTAATCATGAAAGCGGCGGGCATTAAAAAAGGCGCCAAAAATCCGTTGACTGATAAAGCAGGAAAAATCACCAAAGAACAAGTGCGACAAATCGCCGAAACGAAACTGCCCGATCTAAACACAGACAATGTGGACAACGCCATGAAAACCATCGCGGGCACGGCCAGACAAATGGGCGTTAAAGTCGAATAATATAATTAATTAAGTGGGAGTTTCGCCGTTGCGCGAAACGATCGCACCACAACAACAAATATGTCCAGATCAAAAAAATATCTCGCGTTAAAGGAGAAAATCGACATCGACAAAACCTATTCCGTCGAAGAAGGCATGAAATTGGTTAAAGAAACGGCGCAAAGCAACTTCGACTCGAGCATTGAAATCCACTTAAGATTGGGAATCGATCCGAAAAAGGGAGAACAGCAAGTTCGCGGCACTGTGGTGCTGCCTCACGGCATCGGCAAAAAGATCAAAGTGGCGGTCTTCGCCGAAGGAGATGACGCCAAAGAAGCCAAGGGCGCGGACGCGGATTTCGTCTACAGCGAAGAAGATATCAATGAATTGAAAAAAACGGGTAAAATAGAATTCGATATCGCGGTAGCCCCGCCTTCAATGATGAAAAAGCTGGCGGTCATCGCGAAAATGCTGGGTCAAAAAGGTTTGATGCCGAGCCCCAAGAACGAAACGGTCACGCCGAATGTCGCCAAGGCGGTCAAAGAATTGAAAGGCGGCAAAATCGCCTTTAAAAATGACGACACGGGCAATCTGCATCAGCTCATCGGCAAAGCTTCTTTTGACGAAACCAAACTTATTGAAAATTACCGAAGCTTTATGAAAGCGGTGGCAGACTCGAAACC
This window contains:
- the rplA gene encoding 50S ribosomal protein L1, translating into MSRSKKYLALKEKIDIDKTYSVEEGMKLVKETAQSNFDSSIEIHLRLGIDPKKGEQQVRGTVVLPHGIGKKIKVAVFAEGDDAKEAKGADADFVYSEEDINELKKTGKIEFDIAVAPPSMMKKLAVIAKMLGQKGLMPSPKNETVTPNVAKAVKELKGGKIAFKNDDTGNLHQLIGKASFDETKLIENYRSFMKAVADSKPDGIKGIFIKTAYLTSTMGPSVKVELK
- the rodA gene encoding rod shape-determining protein RodA is translated as MYGIIQKLKKFDWILFTAIFLLLVLGLSAIYSVSLNQEGEGAAAFNRQLIFVGIGLAVFFFFSFFNYIFFRSYSRVIYILTLILLFLVLIFGENIRGTTGWFAIGNFGFQPVELAKIALIFFLAKFFSNRYQHFNQLKHVIVSLAGVLIFVMLILLQPDLGSAMVLVAIWFVLLLTTGVKKRYIAVLLLAVCVISMSSWLFVLKDYQKDRIFTFMHPENDPLGSGYNVAQSMIAVGSGQFLGRGLGFGSQSQLRFIPESQTDFIFAVIAEELGFFGVFLVLGLWGVIFYRLVIAAKKAPNDFAMFALLGITVLFFFHIFVNIGMNMGMVPVTGISLPLLSSGGSFLLISLAILGVGESIIVRSDK
- the rplK gene encoding 50S ribosomal protein L11, which encodes MAKELITKIKLQIPAGKANPAPPVGPALGQHGLNIQDFCNRFNEATKEKGGDIIPVEISVYKDRTFDFILKTPPASTLIMKAAGIKKGAKNPLTDKAGKITKEQVRQIAETKLPDLNTDNVDNAMKTIAGTARQMGVKVE
- a CDS encoding DUF3048 domain-containing protein; the encoded protein is MKKSEEKWYRNKDIVWLLVYGGALLIAIGVFYLIPPALSSTESVEPSEKKEKADLTADCEYQSPLDGVCLENKDSMTLRPFGVMVENNIDARPVSGIDQASIVFEAVAEGAITRFLAIFPGMAEVSQIGPVRSARPYYINWAEEFDAVYAHVGGSPQALDQLGSAEVKNLDQFYNGRYFWRSADRYAPHNVYTSTELLRDARRNNEWDDGEEFDAWPFKDDADKNDRPISQSVTVHYNAYNYDVIWEYDPLDNGYLRFQSGKIYRTLAGQSLSAKNVVVVYAEVAVIDDYGRLRTQTVGSGQAVLFQDGLAKPGVWKKESNQDRLSFFDESGEEFQMNRGRTWINIVPDNYQEAEYQ
- the gyrB gene encoding DNA topoisomerase (ATP-hydrolyzing) subunit B, with the translated sequence MPLKKPPVKTKNDNQKISYTAEQITVLEGLDPVRKRPGMYIGNTSSEGLHHLIWEVVDNSIDEAMAGYCDHIIVRILPDNMIEVTDNGRGIPVDIHKQTKKSALETVMTVLHAGGKFGQGGYKVSGGLHGVGVSVVNALSKWTKAEVKRDGYLYEQEYKIGKPQKNVKKVGAINKPSKMDPLDPGESFDHGTRITFQPDDTIFTETEFKWEKILSHLRQQAFLTKGVKLTIIDIKDKKNPGLYNFYFEGGIATYVKMLNRNDESKHENIFYVNKTMDEIDVEIALRYTAEYQETVLAFTNNIQNPEGGTHLIGFKTGLTRTLNSYARKHNILKEKDENLTGEDTREGLTAIINVKIKDPQFEGQTKAKLGNAEVRPAVDTVLSEALETFLEEHPRDAEAIIGKALLAAQARRASRAARETVLRKGVLDGFALPGKLADCSSRKAENCEIFIVEGDSAGGSAKQGRNREFQAILPLRGKIINVEKARLDKILANTEIKAMIIAMGTNVGEQFDIEKLRYNKIVIMTDADVDGAHIRTLLLTLFYRYFPELITKGHIFIAQPPLFSIKRGKEMVYVYTEQEKDAAISRMAKTKVTSKIKETPVAEDSSINEQGLTIQRYKGLGEMNPDQLWQTTMDPETRFMKQVMIEDAEKADEIFDILMGSEVGPRKKFIQTHAKSVENLDI
- the nusG gene encoding transcription termination/antitermination protein NusG, with protein sequence MPKQIDRGRNWYVIHTYSGYEENVAENLQQRIESMDIEDKIFNILIPTEKKIKIKNGKRKIVTEKIFPGYVMVEMIVTDDSWYVVRNTPNVTGFIGTGNTPTPVSEAEIKGLKKRMGVSDPKYKIPFSAGDPVKIVDGPFKGFDGKVDEINEEKGKVKVLVSMFGRETPVELDSLQIKEV
- a CDS encoding 50S ribosomal protein L25, which produces MPYALAVENRELTGKKVKSLRKNNLVPGVIYGPELKENKLVSIDRRELDKVYDKIGESGLIELNIAGSAKPIEVLIKHISYDSVSDAPMSVDFYQTKRGQKIEAEVEIEFINEAPVVKAYGGIVIKNIDRLSIRCLPADLEKVAELKVDLGGLKNFDDLIYVKDLNLPAEIEVLDKMDDVVVFVTEPEEEKVETAAVLEDEMKKVEVAGEKEKEEEGEKENEKGKEKGSSGK
- the secE gene encoding preprotein translocase subunit SecE, with translation MEKTNRLVQYLKESKTEMKKVSWPTKKETMKHTMIVIGVSLGVALFLGALDFLFSWAIGLFL